One window of the Macaca thibetana thibetana isolate TM-01 chromosome 1, ASM2454274v1, whole genome shotgun sequence genome contains the following:
- the LRRC71 gene encoding leucine-rich repeat-containing protein 71 isoform X1: MSSEQSAPGPSPRAPRPGTQKSSGAVTKKGERAAKEKPATVLPPVGEEEPKSPEEYQCTGVLEIDFAELCTRWGYTDFPKVVNRPRPHPPFVPSASLSEKATLDDPRLSGSCSLNSLESKYVFFRPTIQVELEQEDSKSVKEIYIRGWKVEERILGIFSKCLPPLTQLQAINFWKVGLTDKTLTTFIELLPLCSSTLRKVSLEGNPLPEQSYHKLMALDSTIAHLSLRNNNIDDRGAQLLGQALSTLHSCNRTLVSLNLGFNHIGDEGAGYIADGLRLNRSLLWLSLAHNRIQDKGALKLAEVLRAFELTHTEVVERRRLLLEKGTQERSRSPSSSRHGDSKTDREKSQMVGISNSALVDKTDKTQTMKTPKGLGKKKEKSWELAKKEEKSGSGQSPTQGTPKKEDATKAGKGKVTIPEQKPSRIKGIKIGSREKRSILPESEHLGQSLDYSRQSKHQLVVEATEVINPLLEPVEHRDGKVFMPGNKVLLHLNLLRNRITEVGLEGFLATVQYQMQFSKAKSVSKGPVGLLWLSLAKNCFAPQCPAYAIIQELMLPRDPIKAKLREDEAMAFFP, from the exons ATGTCGAGCGAGCAGAGCGCGCCGGGGCCCTCACCCAGGGCCCCGCGTCCGGGGACCCAGAAGTCTTCCGGCGCGGTGACCAAAAAGGGAGAGCGCGCGGCCAAAGAGAAGCCGGCGACTGTTTTGCCTCCCGTGGGAGAGGAGGAGCCCAAAAGCCCTG AGGAGTACCAGTGCACGGGGGTCCTCGAGATCGACTTCGCCGAGCTCTGCACGCGATGGGGCTACACGGACTTCCCCAAAGTTGTCAACCGGCCCCGCCCCCACCCGCCCTTCGTCCCCTCCGCGTCTTTGTCGGAAAAGGCCACCCTAG acgATCCGCGGCTGTCGGGGTCCTGCAGCCTCAACAGCCTGGAGAGCAAATACGTGTTCTTCCGGCCCACCATCCAGGTGGAGCTGGAGCAGGAGGACAGCAAGTCGGTGAAGGAAATCTACATCCGCG GTTGGAAGGTTGAAGAACGGATTCTGGGTATCTTCTCTAAATGTCTGCCCCCGCTCACCCAGCTACAGGCCATCAA CTTTTGGAAGGTGGGACTGACGGATAAGACCCTGACCACCTTCATCGAGCTCCTGCCTCTCTGTTCATCCACGCTCAG GAAGGTGTCTCTGGAGGGGAACCCACTGCCGGAGCAGTCCTATCATAAGCTCATGGCCTTGGACAGCAC GATTGCGCACTTGTCTCTGCGGAACAATAACATCGACGACCGCGGGGCGCAActcctgggccaggcactgtccACGCTGCACAGCTGCAACCGGACCCTCGTCTCGCTCAACCTGGGCTTCAACCACATCGGGGACGAGGGCGCGGGCTACATCGCGGAC GGTCTCCGGCTGAACCGTTCCCTGCTCTGGCTGTCCCTGGCCCACAATCGCATCCAGGACAAGGGCGCCCTGAAGCTGGCTGAG GTCCTGCGCGCCTTCGAGTTGACGCACACGGAGGTGGTGGAGCGCCGGCGTCTCCTGCTGGAGAAAGGGACGCAGGAGCGCTCGCGATCG CCCTCCTCCTCTCGACATGGGGACTCCAAAACGGACCGTGAGAAGAGTCAGATGGTAGGGATCAGCAATAGTGCATTGGTGGACAAGACAGACAAGACACAGACAATGAAAACCCCTAAGGGCCTGGGCAAGAAAAAGGAGAAGTCATGG GAATTGGCCAAGAAAGAGGAGAAGTCGGGGTCTGGGCAGTCACCCACACAAGGAACCCCTAAGAAAGAAGATGCCACAAAGGCAGGCAAGGGGA AGGTAACCATCCCTGAGCAGAAGCCAAGCAGGATAAAAGGGATCAAGATCGGGAGCAGAGAGAAGCGCAGCATCCTCCCGGAGTCCGAG cacctgggaCAAAGCCTGGACTATAGCCGGCAGTCAAAACat CAGCTGGTTGTTGAGGCTACTGAGGTGATCAACCCTCTCCTGGAGCCTGTGGAGCACCGAGATGGGAAAGTTTTCATGCCTGGGAACAAGGTCCTTTTGCACCTCAACCTCCTCC GGAACCGCATCACAGAGGTGGGTCTGGAGGGCTTCCTCGCCACAGTGCAGTATCAGATGCAGTTCTCCAAGGCCAAGAGTGTGTCCAAGGGTCCAGTGGGGCTGCTGTGGCTGTCCCTCGCT aaaaattgCTTCGCCCCACAATGTCCTGCGTACGCCATAATCCAGGAGCTGATGTTGCCAAGGGATCCCATCAAGGCCAAACTCAGGGAGGATGAGGCCATGGCATTCTTCCCCTAG
- the LRRC71 gene encoding leucine-rich repeat-containing protein 71 isoform X3, giving the protein MSSEQSAPGPSPRAPRPGTQKSSGAVTKKGERAAKEKPATVLPPVGEEEPKSPEEYQCTGVLEIDFAELCTRWGYTDFPKVVNRPRPHPPFVPSASLSEKATLDDPRLSGSCSLNSLESKYVFFRPTIQVELEQEDSKSVKEIYIRGWKVEERILGIFSKCLPPLTQLQAINFWKVGLTDKTLTTFIELLPLCSSTLRKVSLEGNPLPEQSYHKLMALDSTIAHLSLRNNNIDDRGAQLLGQALSTLHSCNRTLVSLNLGFNHIGDEGAGYIADGLRLNRSLLWLSLAHNRIQDKGALKLAEVLRAFELTHTEVVERRRLLLEKGTQERSRSPSSSRHGDSKTDREKSQMVGISNSALVDKTDKTQTMKTPKGLGKKKEKSWELAKKEEKSGSGQSPTQGTPKKEDATKAGKGKVTIPEQKPSRIKGIKIGSREKRSILPESEQLVVEATEVINPLLEPVEHRDGKVFMPGNKVLLHLNLLRNRITEVGLEGFLATVQYQMQFSKAKSVSKGPVGLLWLSLAKNCFAPQCPAYAIIQELMLPRDPIKAKLREDEAMAFFP; this is encoded by the exons ATGTCGAGCGAGCAGAGCGCGCCGGGGCCCTCACCCAGGGCCCCGCGTCCGGGGACCCAGAAGTCTTCCGGCGCGGTGACCAAAAAGGGAGAGCGCGCGGCCAAAGAGAAGCCGGCGACTGTTTTGCCTCCCGTGGGAGAGGAGGAGCCCAAAAGCCCTG AGGAGTACCAGTGCACGGGGGTCCTCGAGATCGACTTCGCCGAGCTCTGCACGCGATGGGGCTACACGGACTTCCCCAAAGTTGTCAACCGGCCCCGCCCCCACCCGCCCTTCGTCCCCTCCGCGTCTTTGTCGGAAAAGGCCACCCTAG acgATCCGCGGCTGTCGGGGTCCTGCAGCCTCAACAGCCTGGAGAGCAAATACGTGTTCTTCCGGCCCACCATCCAGGTGGAGCTGGAGCAGGAGGACAGCAAGTCGGTGAAGGAAATCTACATCCGCG GTTGGAAGGTTGAAGAACGGATTCTGGGTATCTTCTCTAAATGTCTGCCCCCGCTCACCCAGCTACAGGCCATCAA CTTTTGGAAGGTGGGACTGACGGATAAGACCCTGACCACCTTCATCGAGCTCCTGCCTCTCTGTTCATCCACGCTCAG GAAGGTGTCTCTGGAGGGGAACCCACTGCCGGAGCAGTCCTATCATAAGCTCATGGCCTTGGACAGCAC GATTGCGCACTTGTCTCTGCGGAACAATAACATCGACGACCGCGGGGCGCAActcctgggccaggcactgtccACGCTGCACAGCTGCAACCGGACCCTCGTCTCGCTCAACCTGGGCTTCAACCACATCGGGGACGAGGGCGCGGGCTACATCGCGGAC GGTCTCCGGCTGAACCGTTCCCTGCTCTGGCTGTCCCTGGCCCACAATCGCATCCAGGACAAGGGCGCCCTGAAGCTGGCTGAG GTCCTGCGCGCCTTCGAGTTGACGCACACGGAGGTGGTGGAGCGCCGGCGTCTCCTGCTGGAGAAAGGGACGCAGGAGCGCTCGCGATCG CCCTCCTCCTCTCGACATGGGGACTCCAAAACGGACCGTGAGAAGAGTCAGATGGTAGGGATCAGCAATAGTGCATTGGTGGACAAGACAGACAAGACACAGACAATGAAAACCCCTAAGGGCCTGGGCAAGAAAAAGGAGAAGTCATGG GAATTGGCCAAGAAAGAGGAGAAGTCGGGGTCTGGGCAGTCACCCACACAAGGAACCCCTAAGAAAGAAGATGCCACAAAGGCAGGCAAGGGGA AGGTAACCATCCCTGAGCAGAAGCCAAGCAGGATAAAAGGGATCAAGATCGGGAGCAGAGAGAAGCGCAGCATCCTCCCGGAGTCCGAG CAGCTGGTTGTTGAGGCTACTGAGGTGATCAACCCTCTCCTGGAGCCTGTGGAGCACCGAGATGGGAAAGTTTTCATGCCTGGGAACAAGGTCCTTTTGCACCTCAACCTCCTCC GGAACCGCATCACAGAGGTGGGTCTGGAGGGCTTCCTCGCCACAGTGCAGTATCAGATGCAGTTCTCCAAGGCCAAGAGTGTGTCCAAGGGTCCAGTGGGGCTGCTGTGGCTGTCCCTCGCT aaaaattgCTTCGCCCCACAATGTCCTGCGTACGCCATAATCCAGGAGCTGATGTTGCCAAGGGATCCCATCAAGGCCAAACTCAGGGAGGATGAGGCCATGGCATTCTTCCCCTAG
- the LRRC71 gene encoding leucine-rich repeat-containing protein 71 isoform X5, producing the protein MSSEQSAPGPSPRAPRPGTQKSSGAVTKKGERAAKEKPATVLPPVGEEEPKSPEEYQCTGVLEIDFAELCTRWGYTDFPKVVNRPRPHPPFVPSASLSEKATLDDPRLSGSCSLNSLESKYVFFRPTIQVELEQEDSKSVKEIYIRGWKVEERILGIFSKCLPPLTQLQAINFWKVGLTDKTLTTFIELLPLCSSTLRIAHLSLRNNNIDDRGAQLLGQALSTLHSCNRTLVSLNLGFNHIGDEGAGYIADGLRLNRSLLWLSLAHNRIQDKGALKLAEVLRAFELTHTEVVERRRLLLEKGTQERSRSPSSSRHGDSKTDREKSQMVGISNSALVDKTDKTQTMKTPKGLGKKKEKSWELAKKEEKSGSGQSPTQGTPKKEDATKAGKGKVTIPEQKPSRIKGIKIGSREKRSILPESEHLGQSLDYSRQSKHQLVVEATEVINPLLEPVEHRDGKVFMPGNKVLLHLNLLRNRITEVGLEGFLATVQYQMQFSKAKSVSKGPVGLLWLSLAKNCFAPQCPAYAIIQELMLPRDPIKAKLREDEAMAFFP; encoded by the exons ATGTCGAGCGAGCAGAGCGCGCCGGGGCCCTCACCCAGGGCCCCGCGTCCGGGGACCCAGAAGTCTTCCGGCGCGGTGACCAAAAAGGGAGAGCGCGCGGCCAAAGAGAAGCCGGCGACTGTTTTGCCTCCCGTGGGAGAGGAGGAGCCCAAAAGCCCTG AGGAGTACCAGTGCACGGGGGTCCTCGAGATCGACTTCGCCGAGCTCTGCACGCGATGGGGCTACACGGACTTCCCCAAAGTTGTCAACCGGCCCCGCCCCCACCCGCCCTTCGTCCCCTCCGCGTCTTTGTCGGAAAAGGCCACCCTAG acgATCCGCGGCTGTCGGGGTCCTGCAGCCTCAACAGCCTGGAGAGCAAATACGTGTTCTTCCGGCCCACCATCCAGGTGGAGCTGGAGCAGGAGGACAGCAAGTCGGTGAAGGAAATCTACATCCGCG GTTGGAAGGTTGAAGAACGGATTCTGGGTATCTTCTCTAAATGTCTGCCCCCGCTCACCCAGCTACAGGCCATCAA CTTTTGGAAGGTGGGACTGACGGATAAGACCCTGACCACCTTCATCGAGCTCCTGCCTCTCTGTTCATCCACGCTCAG GATTGCGCACTTGTCTCTGCGGAACAATAACATCGACGACCGCGGGGCGCAActcctgggccaggcactgtccACGCTGCACAGCTGCAACCGGACCCTCGTCTCGCTCAACCTGGGCTTCAACCACATCGGGGACGAGGGCGCGGGCTACATCGCGGAC GGTCTCCGGCTGAACCGTTCCCTGCTCTGGCTGTCCCTGGCCCACAATCGCATCCAGGACAAGGGCGCCCTGAAGCTGGCTGAG GTCCTGCGCGCCTTCGAGTTGACGCACACGGAGGTGGTGGAGCGCCGGCGTCTCCTGCTGGAGAAAGGGACGCAGGAGCGCTCGCGATCG CCCTCCTCCTCTCGACATGGGGACTCCAAAACGGACCGTGAGAAGAGTCAGATGGTAGGGATCAGCAATAGTGCATTGGTGGACAAGACAGACAAGACACAGACAATGAAAACCCCTAAGGGCCTGGGCAAGAAAAAGGAGAAGTCATGG GAATTGGCCAAGAAAGAGGAGAAGTCGGGGTCTGGGCAGTCACCCACACAAGGAACCCCTAAGAAAGAAGATGCCACAAAGGCAGGCAAGGGGA AGGTAACCATCCCTGAGCAGAAGCCAAGCAGGATAAAAGGGATCAAGATCGGGAGCAGAGAGAAGCGCAGCATCCTCCCGGAGTCCGAG cacctgggaCAAAGCCTGGACTATAGCCGGCAGTCAAAACat CAGCTGGTTGTTGAGGCTACTGAGGTGATCAACCCTCTCCTGGAGCCTGTGGAGCACCGAGATGGGAAAGTTTTCATGCCTGGGAACAAGGTCCTTTTGCACCTCAACCTCCTCC GGAACCGCATCACAGAGGTGGGTCTGGAGGGCTTCCTCGCCACAGTGCAGTATCAGATGCAGTTCTCCAAGGCCAAGAGTGTGTCCAAGGGTCCAGTGGGGCTGCTGTGGCTGTCCCTCGCT aaaaattgCTTCGCCCCACAATGTCCTGCGTACGCCATAATCCAGGAGCTGATGTTGCCAAGGGATCCCATCAAGGCCAAACTCAGGGAGGATGAGGCCATGGCATTCTTCCCCTAG
- the LRRC71 gene encoding leucine-rich repeat-containing protein 71 isoform X6, with translation MSSEQSAPGPSPRAPRPGTQKSSGAVTKKGERAAKEKPATVLPPVGEEEPKSPEEYQCTGVLEIDFAELCTRWGYTDFPKVVNRPRPHPPFVPSASLSEKATLDDPRLSGSCSLNSLESKYVFFRPTIQVELEQEDSKSVKEIYIRGWKVEERILGIFSKCLPPLTQLQAINFWKVGLTDKTLTTFIELLPLCSSTLRKVSLEGNPLPEQSYHKLMALDSTIAHLSLRNNNIDDRGAQLLGQALSTLHSCNRTLVSLNLGFNHIGDEGAGYIADGLRLNRSLLWLSLAHNRIQDKGALKLAEVLRAFELTHTEVVERRRLLLEKGTQERSRSPSSSRHGDSKTDREKSQMVGISNSALVDKTDKTQTMKTPKGLGKKKEKSWELAKKEEKSGSGQSPTQGTPKKEDATKAGKGKVTIPEQKPSRIKGIKIGSREKRSILPESEHLGQSLDYSRQSKHQLVVEATEVINPLLEPVEHRDGKVFMPGNKGTASQRWVWRASSPQCSIRCSSPRPRVCPRVQWGCCGCPSLKIASPHNVLRTP, from the exons ATGTCGAGCGAGCAGAGCGCGCCGGGGCCCTCACCCAGGGCCCCGCGTCCGGGGACCCAGAAGTCTTCCGGCGCGGTGACCAAAAAGGGAGAGCGCGCGGCCAAAGAGAAGCCGGCGACTGTTTTGCCTCCCGTGGGAGAGGAGGAGCCCAAAAGCCCTG AGGAGTACCAGTGCACGGGGGTCCTCGAGATCGACTTCGCCGAGCTCTGCACGCGATGGGGCTACACGGACTTCCCCAAAGTTGTCAACCGGCCCCGCCCCCACCCGCCCTTCGTCCCCTCCGCGTCTTTGTCGGAAAAGGCCACCCTAG acgATCCGCGGCTGTCGGGGTCCTGCAGCCTCAACAGCCTGGAGAGCAAATACGTGTTCTTCCGGCCCACCATCCAGGTGGAGCTGGAGCAGGAGGACAGCAAGTCGGTGAAGGAAATCTACATCCGCG GTTGGAAGGTTGAAGAACGGATTCTGGGTATCTTCTCTAAATGTCTGCCCCCGCTCACCCAGCTACAGGCCATCAA CTTTTGGAAGGTGGGACTGACGGATAAGACCCTGACCACCTTCATCGAGCTCCTGCCTCTCTGTTCATCCACGCTCAG GAAGGTGTCTCTGGAGGGGAACCCACTGCCGGAGCAGTCCTATCATAAGCTCATGGCCTTGGACAGCAC GATTGCGCACTTGTCTCTGCGGAACAATAACATCGACGACCGCGGGGCGCAActcctgggccaggcactgtccACGCTGCACAGCTGCAACCGGACCCTCGTCTCGCTCAACCTGGGCTTCAACCACATCGGGGACGAGGGCGCGGGCTACATCGCGGAC GGTCTCCGGCTGAACCGTTCCCTGCTCTGGCTGTCCCTGGCCCACAATCGCATCCAGGACAAGGGCGCCCTGAAGCTGGCTGAG GTCCTGCGCGCCTTCGAGTTGACGCACACGGAGGTGGTGGAGCGCCGGCGTCTCCTGCTGGAGAAAGGGACGCAGGAGCGCTCGCGATCG CCCTCCTCCTCTCGACATGGGGACTCCAAAACGGACCGTGAGAAGAGTCAGATGGTAGGGATCAGCAATAGTGCATTGGTGGACAAGACAGACAAGACACAGACAATGAAAACCCCTAAGGGCCTGGGCAAGAAAAAGGAGAAGTCATGG GAATTGGCCAAGAAAGAGGAGAAGTCGGGGTCTGGGCAGTCACCCACACAAGGAACCCCTAAGAAAGAAGATGCCACAAAGGCAGGCAAGGGGA AGGTAACCATCCCTGAGCAGAAGCCAAGCAGGATAAAAGGGATCAAGATCGGGAGCAGAGAGAAGCGCAGCATCCTCCCGGAGTCCGAG cacctgggaCAAAGCCTGGACTATAGCCGGCAGTCAAAACat CAGCTGGTTGTTGAGGCTACTGAGGTGATCAACCCTCTCCTGGAGCCTGTGGAGCACCGAGATGGGAAAGTTTTCATGCCTGGGAACAAG GGAACCGCATCACAGAGGTGGGTCTGGAGGGCTTCCTCGCCACAGTGCAGTATCAGATGCAGTTCTCCAAGGCCAAGAGTGTGTCCAAGGGTCCAGTGGGGCTGCTGTGGCTGTCCCTCGCT aaaaattgCTTCGCCCCACAATGTCCTGCGTACGCCATAA
- the LRRC71 gene encoding leucine-rich repeat-containing protein 71 isoform X2 gives MSSEQSAPGPSPRAPRPGTQKSSGAVTKKGERAAKEKPATVLPPVGEEEPKSPEEYQCTGVLEIDFAELCTRWGYTDFPKVVNRPRPHPPFVPSASLSEKATLDDPRLSGSCSLNSLESKYVFFRPTIQVELEQEDSKSVKEIYIRGWKVEERILGIFSKCLPPLTQLQAINFWKVGLTDKTLTTFIELLPLCSSTLRKVSLEGNPLPEQSYHKLMALDSTIAHLSLRNNNIDDRGAQLLGQALSTLHSCNRTLVSLNLGFNHIGDEGAGYIADGLRLNRSLLWLSLAHNRIQDKGALKLAEVLRAFELTHTEVVERRRLLLEKGTQERSRSPSSSRHGDSKTDREKSQMVGISNSALVDKTDKTQTMKTPKGLGKKKEKSWELAKKEEKSGSGQSPTQGTPKKEDATKAGKGKVTIPEQKPSRIKGIKIGSREKRSILPESEHLGQSLDYSRQSKHLVVEATEVINPLLEPVEHRDGKVFMPGNKVLLHLNLLRNRITEVGLEGFLATVQYQMQFSKAKSVSKGPVGLLWLSLAKNCFAPQCPAYAIIQELMLPRDPIKAKLREDEAMAFFP, from the exons ATGTCGAGCGAGCAGAGCGCGCCGGGGCCCTCACCCAGGGCCCCGCGTCCGGGGACCCAGAAGTCTTCCGGCGCGGTGACCAAAAAGGGAGAGCGCGCGGCCAAAGAGAAGCCGGCGACTGTTTTGCCTCCCGTGGGAGAGGAGGAGCCCAAAAGCCCTG AGGAGTACCAGTGCACGGGGGTCCTCGAGATCGACTTCGCCGAGCTCTGCACGCGATGGGGCTACACGGACTTCCCCAAAGTTGTCAACCGGCCCCGCCCCCACCCGCCCTTCGTCCCCTCCGCGTCTTTGTCGGAAAAGGCCACCCTAG acgATCCGCGGCTGTCGGGGTCCTGCAGCCTCAACAGCCTGGAGAGCAAATACGTGTTCTTCCGGCCCACCATCCAGGTGGAGCTGGAGCAGGAGGACAGCAAGTCGGTGAAGGAAATCTACATCCGCG GTTGGAAGGTTGAAGAACGGATTCTGGGTATCTTCTCTAAATGTCTGCCCCCGCTCACCCAGCTACAGGCCATCAA CTTTTGGAAGGTGGGACTGACGGATAAGACCCTGACCACCTTCATCGAGCTCCTGCCTCTCTGTTCATCCACGCTCAG GAAGGTGTCTCTGGAGGGGAACCCACTGCCGGAGCAGTCCTATCATAAGCTCATGGCCTTGGACAGCAC GATTGCGCACTTGTCTCTGCGGAACAATAACATCGACGACCGCGGGGCGCAActcctgggccaggcactgtccACGCTGCACAGCTGCAACCGGACCCTCGTCTCGCTCAACCTGGGCTTCAACCACATCGGGGACGAGGGCGCGGGCTACATCGCGGAC GGTCTCCGGCTGAACCGTTCCCTGCTCTGGCTGTCCCTGGCCCACAATCGCATCCAGGACAAGGGCGCCCTGAAGCTGGCTGAG GTCCTGCGCGCCTTCGAGTTGACGCACACGGAGGTGGTGGAGCGCCGGCGTCTCCTGCTGGAGAAAGGGACGCAGGAGCGCTCGCGATCG CCCTCCTCCTCTCGACATGGGGACTCCAAAACGGACCGTGAGAAGAGTCAGATGGTAGGGATCAGCAATAGTGCATTGGTGGACAAGACAGACAAGACACAGACAATGAAAACCCCTAAGGGCCTGGGCAAGAAAAAGGAGAAGTCATGG GAATTGGCCAAGAAAGAGGAGAAGTCGGGGTCTGGGCAGTCACCCACACAAGGAACCCCTAAGAAAGAAGATGCCACAAAGGCAGGCAAGGGGA AGGTAACCATCCCTGAGCAGAAGCCAAGCAGGATAAAAGGGATCAAGATCGGGAGCAGAGAGAAGCGCAGCATCCTCCCGGAGTCCGAG cacctgggaCAAAGCCTGGACTATAGCCGGCAGTCAAAACat CTGGTTGTTGAGGCTACTGAGGTGATCAACCCTCTCCTGGAGCCTGTGGAGCACCGAGATGGGAAAGTTTTCATGCCTGGGAACAAGGTCCTTTTGCACCTCAACCTCCTCC GGAACCGCATCACAGAGGTGGGTCTGGAGGGCTTCCTCGCCACAGTGCAGTATCAGATGCAGTTCTCCAAGGCCAAGAGTGTGTCCAAGGGTCCAGTGGGGCTGCTGTGGCTGTCCCTCGCT aaaaattgCTTCGCCCCACAATGTCCTGCGTACGCCATAATCCAGGAGCTGATGTTGCCAAGGGATCCCATCAAGGCCAAACTCAGGGAGGATGAGGCCATGGCATTCTTCCCCTAG
- the LRRC71 gene encoding leucine-rich repeat-containing protein 71 isoform X7, with protein MSSEQSAPGPSPRAPRPGTQKSSGAVTKKGERAAKEKPATVLPPVGEEEPKSPEEYQCTGVLEIDFAELCTRWGYTDFPKVVNRPRPHPPFVPSASLSEKATLDDPRLSGSCSLNSLESKYVFFRPTIQVELEQEDSKSVKEIYIRGWKVEERILGIFSKCLPPLTQLQAINFWKVGLTDKTLTTFIELLPLCSSTLRKVSLEGNPLPEQSYHKLMALDSTIAHLSLRNNNIDDRGAQLLGQALSTLHSCNRTLVSLNLGFNHIGDEGAGYIADGLRLNRSLLWLSLAHNRIQDKGALKLAEVLRAFELTHTEVVERRRLLLEKGTQERSRSPSSSRHGDSKTDREKSQMVGISNSALVDKTDKTQTMKTPKGLGKKKEKSWELAKKEEKSGSGQSPTQGTPKKEDATKAGKGKVTIPEQKPSRIKGIKIGSREKRSILPESELVVEATEVINPLLEPVEHRDGKVFMPGNKGTASQRWVWRASSPQCSIRCSSPRPRVCPRVQWGCCGCPSLKIASPHNVLRTP; from the exons ATGTCGAGCGAGCAGAGCGCGCCGGGGCCCTCACCCAGGGCCCCGCGTCCGGGGACCCAGAAGTCTTCCGGCGCGGTGACCAAAAAGGGAGAGCGCGCGGCCAAAGAGAAGCCGGCGACTGTTTTGCCTCCCGTGGGAGAGGAGGAGCCCAAAAGCCCTG AGGAGTACCAGTGCACGGGGGTCCTCGAGATCGACTTCGCCGAGCTCTGCACGCGATGGGGCTACACGGACTTCCCCAAAGTTGTCAACCGGCCCCGCCCCCACCCGCCCTTCGTCCCCTCCGCGTCTTTGTCGGAAAAGGCCACCCTAG acgATCCGCGGCTGTCGGGGTCCTGCAGCCTCAACAGCCTGGAGAGCAAATACGTGTTCTTCCGGCCCACCATCCAGGTGGAGCTGGAGCAGGAGGACAGCAAGTCGGTGAAGGAAATCTACATCCGCG GTTGGAAGGTTGAAGAACGGATTCTGGGTATCTTCTCTAAATGTCTGCCCCCGCTCACCCAGCTACAGGCCATCAA CTTTTGGAAGGTGGGACTGACGGATAAGACCCTGACCACCTTCATCGAGCTCCTGCCTCTCTGTTCATCCACGCTCAG GAAGGTGTCTCTGGAGGGGAACCCACTGCCGGAGCAGTCCTATCATAAGCTCATGGCCTTGGACAGCAC GATTGCGCACTTGTCTCTGCGGAACAATAACATCGACGACCGCGGGGCGCAActcctgggccaggcactgtccACGCTGCACAGCTGCAACCGGACCCTCGTCTCGCTCAACCTGGGCTTCAACCACATCGGGGACGAGGGCGCGGGCTACATCGCGGAC GGTCTCCGGCTGAACCGTTCCCTGCTCTGGCTGTCCCTGGCCCACAATCGCATCCAGGACAAGGGCGCCCTGAAGCTGGCTGAG GTCCTGCGCGCCTTCGAGTTGACGCACACGGAGGTGGTGGAGCGCCGGCGTCTCCTGCTGGAGAAAGGGACGCAGGAGCGCTCGCGATCG CCCTCCTCCTCTCGACATGGGGACTCCAAAACGGACCGTGAGAAGAGTCAGATGGTAGGGATCAGCAATAGTGCATTGGTGGACAAGACAGACAAGACACAGACAATGAAAACCCCTAAGGGCCTGGGCAAGAAAAAGGAGAAGTCATGG GAATTGGCCAAGAAAGAGGAGAAGTCGGGGTCTGGGCAGTCACCCACACAAGGAACCCCTAAGAAAGAAGATGCCACAAAGGCAGGCAAGGGGA AGGTAACCATCCCTGAGCAGAAGCCAAGCAGGATAAAAGGGATCAAGATCGGGAGCAGAGAGAAGCGCAGCATCCTCCCGGAGTCCGAG CTGGTTGTTGAGGCTACTGAGGTGATCAACCCTCTCCTGGAGCCTGTGGAGCACCGAGATGGGAAAGTTTTCATGCCTGGGAACAAG GGAACCGCATCACAGAGGTGGGTCTGGAGGGCTTCCTCGCCACAGTGCAGTATCAGATGCAGTTCTCCAAGGCCAAGAGTGTGTCCAAGGGTCCAGTGGGGCTGCTGTGGCTGTCCCTCGCT aaaaattgCTTCGCCCCACAATGTCCTGCGTACGCCATAA